Proteins co-encoded in one Quercus robur chromosome 8, dhQueRobu3.1, whole genome shotgun sequence genomic window:
- the LOC126697454 gene encoding uncharacterized protein LOC126697454, giving the protein MTLDRSRSPARAKRFRSGERASYRDAPYPRDRRTYRQDYLCNKCKRPGHFARDCPNVTVCNNCGLPGHIAAECNSTTMCWNCKEPGHLASQCPNDPVCHMCGKIGHLARDCTNPGLPAHDARLCNNCYKQGHIAADCTNEKACNNCRKTGHLARDCPNEPVCNICNISGHVARQCHKSTLTSEIGGPFRDIVCRNCGHPGHISRDCVSIVICTNCGGRGHQSFECPSGRMFDRGLRRY; this is encoded by the exons ATGACCCTTGATAGGAGCAGAAGCCCAGCACGGGCTAAGAGGTTTCGAAGCGGTGAACGGGCATCCTATCGTGATGCACCTTATCCAAGGGACCGTCGTACTTACCG GCAAGACTATCTGTGCAACAAATGTAAGCGACCTGGGCATTTTGCTAGAGATTGTCCAAATGTGACCGTATGCAACAACTGTGGACTTCCTGG GCACATTGCTGCTGAATGCAACTCGACAACTATGTGTTGGAACTGTAAGGAGCCTGGACATCTAGCGAGCCAATGCCCCAATGATCCAGTGTGCCATATGTGTGGTAAGATAGGTCACTTGGCTCGCGATTGCACGAACCCTGGTCTTCCAGCTCATGATGCAAGGCTGTGCAACAACTGCTACAAGCAAGGACACATTGCTGCTGATTGCACCAATGAGAAGGCCTGTAACAATTGCCGTAAAACTGGTCACCTTGCTCGTGACTGCCCCAATGAACCTGTGTGCAACATCTGCAACATATCAGGTCACGTGGCCCGTCAATGCCATAAGTCAACTTTGACATCTGAGATAGGAGGTCCTTTCCGTGATATCGTTTGCCGCAATTGTGGTCACCCTGGCCATATCAGCCGTGACTGTGTTTCTATTGTCATCTGCACGAACTGTGGTGGAAGAGGCCACCAATCTTTTGAGTGCCCTTCTGGTCGAATGTTTGACCGTGGCCTACGTAGGTATTGA
- the LOC126697456 gene encoding ACT domain-containing protein ACR9 yields MGIPCDDVVLIQHGEIPDEPSVITVNCPDKAGLGCDLSRIILEFGLCITRGDSSKDGRWCYLVLWVVPQHSSLKVDWESLKSRLLAACPSCLFSYYFNQQSNRPSPSPLYLLKFWCLDQKGSLHDITRVLCELDLSIQRVKVMPTPDGRVLDLFFITDGMELLDTKQRREDVCEHLTAVLGKNFINCELQLAGPEYERLRGFSDLPPAVAEELFSSEPSDKYTSMLQALSPSMKTVNKATVTVDNIMSPVHTLLQIQCVDHKGLIYDVMRITKDCNIQIVYGRFSSSVEGIRNMDLFVQQTDGKKIVDPERQIALCSRLKEEMLHPLRVIIANRGPDTELLVANPVELSGKGRPRVFYDVTFALKTLGICIFSAEIVRHSTSDRQWEVYKFLLEESREFPLASSRARSLIVNRVRRTLMGW; encoded by the exons ATGGGCATTCCCTGCGACGACGTCGTGTTGATTCAGCATGGCGAAATTCCCGACGAGCCCTCCGTCATTACGGTGAATTGTCCCGACAAGGCTGGGCTTGGCTGCGATCTTTCTAGAATAATCCTCGAGTTCGGACTTTGCATTACCAGAGGAG ATTCTTCAAAGGATGGAAGATGGTGTTACCTAGTATTGTGGGTTGTTCCACAACATAGCTCACTTAAAGTTGATTGGGAGAGCTTGAAAAGCCGGCTTCTAGCTGCATGCCCTTCTTGTTTGTTTTCGTATTACTTCAATCAGCAGTCGAATCGTCCCTCGCCATCTCCACTATACCTTTTAAAGTTTTGGTGCCTTGACCAAAAAGGATCATTACATG ATATTACTAGGGTGCTTTGTGAGCTTGATCTTTCAATTCAAAGAGTAAAAGTGATGCCAACCCCAGATGGCAGGGTTTTAGACCTGTTCTTCATCACAGACGGCAT GGAGCTATTAGACACAAAACAGAGGCGAGAAGATGTGTGTGAACATCTGACAGCTGTTCTAGGAAAGAATTTTATCAACTGTGAACTTCAGTTGGCAGGGCCTGAGTATGAGCGTTTGCGGGGGTTTTCAGATCTGCCACCAGCAGTTGCTGAAGAATTATTTAGTAGTGAGCCGTCAGACAAGTACACTTCCATGTTGCAAGCTCTCAGCCCAAGTATGAAAACAGTAAATAAGGCGACTGTTACTGTAGATAATATAATGAGTCCAGTGCATACTTTGCTTCAGATACAATGTGTTGATCACAAGGGCCTGATATATGATGTTATGAGGATTACTAAAGACTGCAATATTCAG ATCGTCTATGGTAGATTTTCTTCAAGTGTGGAAGGCATCCGAAATATGGACTTGTTTGTCCAGCAAACAGATGGGAAGAAGATTGTGGATCCTGAGAGACAGATCGCATTGTGTTCTCGCTTAAAAGAGGAGATGCTTCACCCATTGCGGGTGATTATTGCCAACCGGGGCCCCGATACTGAACTCTTGGTTGCTAATCCAGTTGAGTTATCTGGAAAGGGAAGGCCCCGTGTATTCTACGATGTTACATTTGCTCTAAAAACGTTAGGAATATGCATTTTCTCG GCTGAAATTGTGAGGCATTCAACATCAGATCGCCAGTGGGAAGTCTACAAATTTCTCTTGGAGGAATCACGTGAATTCCCTTTGGCAAGCAGTCGAGCAAGAAGTCTGATTGTAAACAGAGTTCGAAGAACATTAATGGGCTGGTGA
- the LOC126697457 gene encoding histone H4, which yields MSGRGKGGKGLGKGGAKRHRKVLRDNIQGITKPAIRRLARRGGVKRISGLIYEETRGVLKIFLENVIRDAVTYTEHARRKTVTAMDVVYALKRQGRTLYGFGG from the coding sequence ATGTCAGGCCGTGGAAAGGGAGGCAAGGGATTGGGCAAAGGAGGAGCCAAGAGGCACAGGAAGGTTCTGAGAGATAACATTCAGGGAATCACAAAGCCAGCCATTCGGAGATTGGCGAGGAGAGGAGGAGTCAAGAGGATCAGCGGCCTCATCTACGAGGAAACCAGAGGAGTCCTCAAGATCTTCTTGGAGAACGTGATCCGTGACGCCGTGACTTACACCGAGCACGCTAGGAGGAAAACTGTGACCGCCATGGATGTGGTTTACGCGCTCAAGAGGCAGGGAAGGACCTTGTATGGTTTTGGGGGTTGA